One genomic region from Rosa rugosa chromosome 1, drRosRugo1.1, whole genome shotgun sequence encodes:
- the LOC133711009 gene encoding uncharacterized protein LOC133711009 → MEESSGALSDAAIETLRSRGWCFGGDLEQVQAMILIHSALADDTRTVVNSVESELLNMDLKSVGAKSLPDPAALRKSSHLVGPKVLQIAWVRDITSSNVDDFARNSSRRLLKLGLSDGHGEVAAIEYFHIPSFSDDVVPGTKVRLENKAIIRNGMVCLTPKVLTVLGGVVQSLYEEWQMNKKYSGFSRSTLRLSKESDGNGPPPFEKLQVGAPKTQFPRQDKSYQSDVNTKSSDPTIRSSEIRPSGKQQQNLLSKSNGIDNPNKKNDVDVNLKTDSVNERTEDKPSSSATRPKEVVEAVPVQNQAAAQKLLQKMSHQNQDSRHSRGRKFRGKGREEESEVFTLEEWEKRKAGAKPSITATSAVVHRDEELAWQLQNQFDLEDSHAQMGPQNVEAEDIKLSMFKYEKNDDWGSGMGNERRGRGRGRGRGRGRGRGWEDDDGGYGSEHGRSGTGRGWGRRDDGGGGGGYGMEQGRSGSGRGWGRRDDDGGGYGMEHGRSGSGRGWGRRDDDGGGYGMEHGRSGSGRGRGRGRGSRGR, encoded by the exons ATGGAGGAAAGCTCCGGCGCTCTCTCCGACGCCgcaatcgaaaccctaagaagcCGAGGATGGTGCTTCGGCGGCGACTTGGAGCAAGTCCAAGCGATGATCCTGATCCACTCCGCCTTGGCCGACGACACCCGAACGGTGGTGAACTCAGTCGAATCGGAGCTCCTCAACATGGATCTCAAATCCGTCGGAGCCAAGTCGTTGCCCGACCCGGCCGCTCTTCGCAAGTCATCTCATCTTGTCGGTCCCAAAGTTCTCCAG ATAGCTTGGGTTAGAGACATTACGAGTAGTAATGTTGACGATTTTGCGAGGAATTCTAGTCGGCGGCTTTTGAAACTTGGTCTCAGTGATGGACATGGTGAGGTAGCAGCTATAGAGTACTTCCATATCCCTTCATTCTCCGACGACGTCGTTCCGGGCACTAAG GTCCGCCTGGAAAATAAAGCTATTATACGAAATGGGATGGTATGTTTGACTCCTAAAGTCTTGACCGTGTTAGGAGGTGTTGTTCAGTCCCTTTATGAAGAATGGCAGATGAATAAAAAATATTCAGGTTTTTCGCGTTCAACTTTAAGGCTTTCAAAGGAAAGCGATGGTAATGGCCCTCCTCCATTTGAGAAGTTGCAAGTTGGGGCACCCAAAACTCAGTTTCCTCGGCAGGACAAGTCTT ATCAGTCTGATGTTAACACTAAGAGCAGCGATCCTACTATCAGATCTTCTGAGATAAGACCATCTGGAAAGCAACAGCAGAACCTTCTTTCAAAGTCAAATGGTATTGATAACCCTAATAAGAAAAATGACGTGGATGTCAATCTAAAGACGGATTCTGTTAATGAAAGAACTGAAGATAAACCTAGTAGCTCTGCAACAAGGCCAAAAGAAG TTGTTGAAGCTGTCCCTGTTCAAAACCAAGCAGCAGCACAGAAACTCCTCCAGAAAATGAGTCATCAAAACCAGGATAGTAGGCATTCAAGAGGTAGAAAATTTAGAGGCAAGGGTAGGGAGGAAGAGTCGGAGGTATTCACTTTGGAAGAATGGGAAAAGAGGAAAGCTGGGGCAAAGCCTTCCATAACCGCCACTTCTGCAGTTGTTCATCGTGATGAGGAACTTGCTTGGCAGCTTCAAAATCAGTTTGATTTAGAAGATTCTCAT GCACAAATGGGTCCTCAAAATGTGGAGGCAGAGGATATTAAATTGAGCATGTTTAAGTATGAGAAGAATGACGACTGGGGTAGTGGAATGGGAAATgagaggagagggagagggagagggagagggagagggagaggaaggGGAAGAGGATGGGAAGATGACGACGGTGGTTATGGATCGGAACATGGAAGGAGCGGAACAGGGAGAGGATGGGGAAGAAGggatgatggtggtggtggtggtggttatgGAATGGAACAGGGAAGGAGCGGAAGTGGGAGAGGATGGGGAAGAAgggatgatgatggtggggGTTATGGAATGGAACATGGAAGGAGCGGAAGTGGGAGAGGATGGGGAAGAAgggatgatgatggtggggGTTATGGAATGGAACACGGAAGGAGCGGAAGTGGGAGAGGAAGGGGAAGGGGGAGGGGGAGTAGAGGGAGATGA
- the LOC133711019 gene encoding protein PGR produces MDSHLIQPLIAFLISTFVAARAYRRKSLDFSGAIAGLAVMTLHIAVGYRYGAVLLVFFFTSSKLTKVGEDKKRRVDPEFKEGGQRNWIQVLSNAGISSVLVVVLWTLTGLEDKCLDSKESVLVTALMGGVIGHYACCNGDTWSSELGILSDDQPRLITTFKPVRKGTNGGVTKAGLLAAAAAGSVIGLAFVLVGFLTTKCTYDVALKQLFVIPLSTIAGLFGSVIDSLLGATLQFSGFCTVRNKVVGKPGPTVKKISGLNFLDNNAVNAVSILITTIITSIACIYVF; encoded by the exons ATGGATTCACATCTAATCCAGCCGTTGATCGCGTTCCTAATCTCGACCTTCGTGGCCGCCCGAGCCTACCGCCGGAAATCACTCGACTTTTCCGGCGCAATCGCCGGCCTCGCGGTTATGACTCTTCACATTGCAGTGGGATACAG GTACGGAGCTGTGTTGCTCGTCTTCTTTTTCACCTCGTCCAAGCTCACCAAGGTTGGTGAAGACAAGAAGCGTAGAGTTGACCCTGAATTCAAAGAAGGCGGTCAACGGAATTG GATACAGGTTCTATCGAATGCAGGGATTTCCTCTGTTTTGGTTGTGGTGCTTTGGACGCTGACGGGTTTGGAAGACAAATGCTTGGACTCGAAGGAATCGGTACTTGTTACTGCACTGATGGGTGGGGTTATAGGACACTACGCTTGCTGCAATGGAGACACTTGGTCTTCTGAGCTTGGAATTCTTAGTGATGATCAGCCTCGGCTAATCACAACCTTCAAG CCTGTGCGGAAAGGTACCAATGGCGGAGTTACTAAAGCAGGATTACTGGCAGCTGCTGCAGCAGGCTCTGTTATCGGACTGGCGTTTGTGCTTGTTGGCTTTCTCACTACAAAATGTACATATGATGTAGCACTGAAGCAGCTGTTTGTAATACCTCTTTCTACTATTGCTGGACTTTTTGGTAGTGTCATTGATTCTCTTTTGGGAGCAACACTGCAATTCAGTGGATTCTGCACTGTTCGTAACAAG GTTGTTGGGAAACCAGGACCTACTGTCAAGAAGATATCGGGTCTCAATTTTCTTGACAACAATGCTGTGAATGCTGTATCAATCCTGATAACAACAATCATCACTTCCATTGCCTGCATTTACGTCTTTTGA
- the LOC133711025 gene encoding serine/threonine protein phosphatase 2A 57 kDa regulatory subunit B' kappa isoform-like: protein MLKQILSKFPRKPKSESLDSTGSDSGNNSPNLGSGFQCTIGGSSLTSKLNVVKRVSSAVFPASISAGAEVVEPHLSFKEVSNPQKQNLFISKLNVCCEIIDSSDPAKQDLKRETLIELVDFVSSGSAKFNEPAISAMCKMCATNLFRVFPPKYRSNFTGGETEDEEPMFDPAWSHLQIVYDLLVRFISYNSLDIKVAKKHVDHSFIVRLLDLFDSEDPRERDCLKTILHRIYGKFMVHRPFIRKAVSNIIYRFVFETERHNGMSELLEIFGSVISGFALPLKEEHKIFLWRALIPLHKPKSVGIYHQQLTYCVVQFIEKDPKLASTVIKGLLKYWPVTNSQKELMFLSELEEVLEMTSMDEFQKIMVPLFRRIRCCLNSSHYQVAERAHLLWNNEHILNLIGHNRQVILPLVFPAIERNTQNHWNQAVLNLTMNVRKMFCEMDEELVLACQCKLEEEHIKSNSAAEKRRLTWERLETAAGVQPVVACNFVAPIKPSTCPVVC from the exons ATGCTTAAGCAAATCCTGAGCAAATTCCCTCGCAAGCCAAAATCAGAGTCACTAGATTCCACCGGGAGTGATTCTGGCAACAATAGTCCCAATTTGGGCAGTGGTTTCCAATGTACAATTGGTGGGAGTTCTCTTACAAGCAAATTAAATGTTGTCAAACGAGTGTCTTCAGCTGTTTTCCCAGCAAGCATTTCAGCTGGAGCAGAGGTAGTGGAGCCTCATCTGTCTTTCAAAGAGGTTTCAAATCCACAGAAGCAGAATCTGTTTATCAGTAAGTTGAATGTTTGCTGCGAGATCATTGATTCTAGCGATCCAGCTAAGCAAGATCTTAAGCGTGAAACGTTGATTGAActtgttgattttgtttcttCTGGATCTGCAAAGTTTAATGAACCAGCAATATCTGCGATGTGTAAAATGTGTGCAACCAACTTGTTTAGAGTTTTCCCACCTAAGTACCGATCTAATTTTACTGGTGGTGAAACCGAAGATGAAGAACCAATGTTTGATCCTGCTTGGTCACATCTGCAAATTGTGTATGATCTACTGGTTCGGTTTATCAGTTACAATTCACTTGACATAAAGGTGGCGAAAAAGCATGTAGATCATTCTTTTATCGTACGATTACTTGACCTCTTTGATTCCGAGGACCCAAGAGAAAGAGACTGCTTGAAAACTATTCTGCATAGAATCTATGGAAAATTCATGGTGCATAGACCTTTTATACGAAAAGCTGTCAGCAATATCATCTATCGTTTTGTTTTTGAAACTGAAAGGCATAATGGTATGTCTGAGCTGTTGGAGATTTTTGGAAGTGTAATTAGCGGGTTTGCTTTGCCATTGAAGGAGGAGCACAAGATATTTTTGTGGAGGGCTCTGATTCCTCTACACAAACCAAAGTCAGTGGGAATTTATCATCAGCAATTGACATATTGCGTTGTACAGTTTATAGAGAAGGACCCGAAGTTGGCTAGCACTGTTATAAAGGGATTGTTGAAGTACTGGCCAGTAACAAATAGCCAGAAGGAGTTGATGTTTCTAAGTGAGTTAGAAGAGGTTTTGGAAATGACTAGTATGGACGAGTTCCAAAAGATCATGGTCCCTTTGTTCCGAAGAATTAGATGCTGCCTCAATAGTTCCCATTACCAG GTGGCTGAGCGAGCTCACTTGCTATGGAACAATGAGCACATCCTTAACCTTATCGGGCATAACCGCCAGGTGATTTTGCCACTTGTCTTCCCAGCTATTGAGCGAAACACCCAAAACCACTGGAATCAAGCAGTGCTCAACCTGACAATGAATGTGAGGAAGATGTTTTGCGAGATGGATGAGGAGCTGGTACTTGCCTGCCAATGTAAGTTGGAGGAGGAACATATAAAGTCAAATTCTGCAGCCGAGAAGCGAAGGTTAACATGGGAACGCTTGGAAACTGCTGCTGGCGTCCAACCTGTTGTAGCTTGTAACTTTGTAGCTCCCATCAAGCCTTCCACTTGTCCTGTTGTCTGCTAA
- the LOC133726986 gene encoding auxin-responsive protein IAA1-like — MTMNYKDTELTLGLPGGGSRGCSTGVVVFGELMKSSMKRGFMDTDDDLNNLDLESSNGEPRGQAKLDDGPSMEAAKYSSSSTSTTAVKAPTAKGQVVGWPPVRSTRNKALASKNLKNNSSSKYVKVGADGAPYLRKVDLEMYKSYEELLTALEKIFTSFTINGKYMEDDRKQQMLFMEHGVVNGTVEYNQYVLTYEDKDNDWMLVGDVPWKMFKDSCKRIRLMKSSGAAVRN; from the exons ATGACGATGAATTACAAGGACACTGAGCTGACCTTGGGATTACCTGGTGGTGGAAGCCGTGGTTGTTCAACAGGTGTAGTGGTCTTCGGAGAGTTGATGAAGAGCTCGATGAAACGTGGGTTCATGGATACCGATGATGATCTCAACAACCTTGACCTGGAAAGCTCTAATGGCGAGCCTCGTGGCCAAGCTAAATTGGATGATGGGCCGTCGATGGAAGCAGCTAAGTACTCTTCCAGTAGTACCAGTACTACTGCCGTGAAAGCCCCAACTGCAAA GGGTCAAGTAGTTGGGTGGCCGCCGGTGAGATCGACGAGAAATAAGGCCTTGGCCtcgaagaacttgaagaacaACAGCAGCAGTAAATATGTGAAAGTGGGTGCTGATGGAGCTCCTTACCTGCGGAAAGTAGATTTAGAGATGTATAAAAGTTACGAGGAGCTATTAACAGCCTTGGAGAAAATTTTCACTTCCTTCACCATAAACG GTAAGTACATGGAGGATGATAGGAAGCAACAGATGCTTTTTATGGAGCATGGAGTAGTGAATGGAACAGTGGAATATAATCAATATGTGCTGACATATGAAGATAAGGATAATGACTGGATGTTAGTTGGAGACGTTCCTTGGAA AATGTTTAAAGATTCGTGCAAGCGTATCCGGTTGATGAAAAGTTCAGGAGCTGCGGTCAGAAATTGA
- the LOC133711032 gene encoding palmitoyl-acyl carrier protein thioesterase, chloroplastic: MVATAATSSFFPVPSPDSGAKNSKLGNGNAKLGLKSKSAAAGLQVKANAQAPPKINGTSVGLATVESGKNGDDMHGLAQSPPARTFINQLPDWSMLLAAITTIFLAAEKQWMMLDWKPKRPDMLIDPFGLGRIVQDGLVFRQNFSIRSYEIGADRTASIETLMNHLQETALNHVKTAGLLGDGFGSTPEMSIRNLIWVVTKMQVKVDRYPTWGDVVQVDTWVSASGKNGMRRDWIIHDCKTGQILTRASSVWVMMNKLTRRLSKIPDEVRSEIEPYFMNSAPVVEEDGRKLQKLDDNTADFVRTGLTPRWSDLDINQHVNNVKYIGWILESAPLPILESHELSSLTLEYRRECGRDSVLQSLTAVSGAEIGHLASTGKVECQHLLRLEGGSEIVRGRTGWRPKKPNNIGIMGGLPAVNA; the protein is encoded by the exons ATGGTCGCCACTGCTGCTACTTCATCGTTCTTTCCGGTTCCTTCTCCCGACTCTGGTGCTAAGAATTCCAAGCTTGGAAATGGGAATGCCAAGTTAGGACTCAAATCAAAATCTGCCGCGGCTGGTTTGCAGGTAAAGGCCAATGCTCAAGCACCTCCAAAAATAAATGGCACTAGCGTTGGTTTGGCCACTGTCGAAAGTGGAAAGAATGGGGATGACATGCACGGACTTGCTCAGTCCCCTCCTGCACGGACTTTCATTAACCAATTACCTGATTGGAGTATGCTTCTTGCTGCTATAACCACAATCTTCTTGGCAGCAGAAAAGCAATGGATGATGCTTGATTGGAAACCCAAGCGGCCTGATATGCTAATTGACCCTTTTGGTTTGGGAAGAATTGTTCAGGATGGTCTTGTATTCCGCCAGAACTTCTCCATTAGATCGTATGAAATAGGTGCTGATCGAACGGCTTCAATAGAGACGTTAATGAATCATTTACAG GAAACAGCGCTTAATCATGTTAAGACTGCTGGCCTCTTAGGGGACGGCTTTGGTTCAACTCCAGAGATGTCCATAAGGAACCTTATATGGGTGGTAACCAAAATGCAGGTTAAGGTAGACCGCTATCCTACTTG GGGTGATGTTGTTCAAGTTGACACTTGGGTTAGTGCCTCCGGGAAGAATGGTATGCGGCGTGATTGGATCATCCATGATTGCAAAACAGGACAAATTTTAACAAGAGCCTCCAG TGTGTGGGTGATGATGAATAAACTGACTAGGAGGTTATCCAAAATACCCGATGAGGTTCGGAGTGAAATAGAGCCTTACTTTATGAATTCTGCTCCTGTTGTGGAGGAGGATGGCAGGAAACTGCAGAAACTTGACGACAATACTGCGGACTTTGTCCGTACTGGTTTAACT CCTAGGTGGAGTGATCTGGATATCAACCAGCATGTTAACAATGTGAAGTACATTGGCTGGATCCTTGAG AGTGCTCCCTTGCCAATCTTGGAGAGCCATGAGCTTTCTTCTTTGACTCTGGAGTATAGGAGGGAGTGTGGAAGGGACAGTGTGCTTCAGTCCCTGACTGCAGTGTCTGGTGCTGAGATTGGGCATTTGGCAAGTACTGGCAAAGTTGAGTGCCAGCACTTGCTTCGACTCGAGGGCGGGTCTGAGATTGTGAGGGGAAGGACTGGTTGGAGGCCCAAAAAACCCAACAATATCGGGATTATGGGTGGGCTTCCAGCAGTAAACGCATAG